A single window of Halobacillus naozhouensis DNA harbors:
- a CDS encoding TenA family transcriptional regulator — MAELLSKDEFRKELEEAIKGNHSQKAPFTVAWSEGKLERKHFAKWAENHYHYVGPFANYLSYIYHNTPEGPEFEDAKDFTLQNMYEEEIAADRHTDLLIRFAEACGTTGDRVRDPKNMAATTLGLQSWCYSVASRENFVVATAALVVGLESQVPDIYRKQTPTLREKYGFDDESIEFFDLHIVSDEIHGERGYKIVLEHANTPELQQRCLEIVRTGAEMRRMYMDGLWREYLEKDLGSLVQA; from the coding sequence ATGGCAGAACTATTATCAAAGGATGAGTTTCGTAAGGAGCTAGAAGAGGCGATTAAAGGGAACCACAGTCAGAAAGCACCTTTTACAGTTGCCTGGTCAGAAGGAAAGTTAGAGAGAAAACATTTCGCTAAATGGGCTGAAAACCATTACCACTATGTTGGACCATTTGCGAACTATCTTTCTTATATTTATCACAATACGCCAGAAGGACCAGAATTCGAAGATGCTAAGGACTTTACGCTACAAAATATGTATGAGGAAGAGATTGCAGCTGACCGTCACACGGATCTATTAATTCGTTTTGCTGAAGCATGTGGAACAACTGGTGATAGAGTTCGTGATCCTAAAAATATGGCAGCTACAACACTAGGATTACAAAGCTGGTGTTATTCGGTTGCATCTCGCGAGAATTTCGTTGTTGCTACAGCAGCACTTGTAGTCGGATTGGAATCTCAAGTTCCTGATATTTACCGTAAACAAACACCTACACTTCGTGAAAAATACGGGTTCGATGATGAATCGATCGAATTCTTCGACCTCCACATCGTATCTGATGAAATCCATGGGGAGCGCGGTTATAAGATTGTATTAGAGCATGCAAATACTCCAGAGCTACAACAACGTTGTTTAGAGATCGTTCGTACTGGAGCTGAAATGCGTCGCATGTACATGGATGGTCTTTGGAGAGAGTATCTTGAAAAAGACCTAGGTTCATTAGTACAAGCCTAA
- a CDS encoding SDR family NAD(P)-dependent oxidoreductase, whose translation MYCQRRFGTADFLVNNAAIWPTSYVKDMSLTEWNETLDINLRSVFLTSQTFANHCLNENKRGKILNITSQAAFNGSTTGHAHYAASKSGMIGFSISLARELAKDGINVNNLALGIVETDMIKDKLEKNQNYYLNRIPLGRVAEPREIADIASFLVSEKANYITGATLDATGGMLMR comes from the coding sequence ATGTATTGCCAAAGACGATTCGGAACGGCTGATTTTTTAGTTAACAATGCTGCCATATGGCCAACTAGTTATGTTAAGGATATGAGCTTAACTGAATGGAATGAAACACTGGATATTAATCTGAGATCCGTCTTCTTAACGAGTCAAACTTTTGCAAATCACTGTCTGAATGAAAACAAACGAGGAAAGATCCTAAATATAACATCGCAAGCAGCTTTTAATGGTTCGACTACTGGTCATGCCCATTATGCGGCCAGCAAGTCAGGGATGATCGGTTTCTCGATATCATTAGCTCGTGAGCTCGCGAAGGATGGTATCAATGTCAATAACTTAGCTCTTGGAATTGTTGAAACGGATATGATTAAAGATAAGCTTGAAAAGAATCAAAATTATTATTTGAACCGTATTCCGTTAGGGCGAGTCGCTGAGCCAAGAGAAATTGCAGACATTGCAAGTTTCCTTGTTTCAGAGAAAGCCAACTATATCACTGGCGCCACCCTTGATGCAACAGGTGGCATGTTGATGCGCTAA
- a CDS encoding 2Fe-2S iron-sulfur cluster-binding protein translates to MPKVKLHVDGEIVEQEVKDHANLVVLAGIKQFPKLKYGCGMGKCTRCTCRVIDGGDQLDPPNWKEEKRLGDKLEEGYRLTCQLSVKDDLEISQENIDVRKKKREVQELRKD, encoded by the coding sequence ATGCCAAAGGTTAAATTGCATGTGGATGGAGAAATAGTCGAACAAGAGGTTAAAGATCATGCTAATCTCGTAGTTTTAGCTGGAATTAAACAATTCCCTAAGCTGAAGTATGGATGTGGAATGGGGAAATGTACGAGATGTACATGCAGGGTAATTGATGGTGGAGACCAATTGGATCCTCCAAATTGGAAAGAAGAAAAAAGGTTGGGAGATAAATTAGAAGAAGGTTACCGTCTTACATGTCAGTTGTCGGTAAAGGATGACTTAGAGATTTCACAAGAAAATATTGATGTCCGAAAGAAAAAAAGAGAAGTACAGGAACTAAGGAAGGATTAA
- a CDS encoding aldehyde dehydrogenase family protein, with product MYGMLTTEAELFNNLVDGEWKPSISQRTFNSINPANKEEVVGVFQASTEEDVKLAIEAAERAFPNWSQTPPSKKATILNKAADYLEENVDQFAEELTREEGKAIGGSRKEVLRSAQTLRYYAVEGQSFTGETFPHDDPQMKVTSELEPLGVVTVITPWNFPISIPARKIAPALITGNTVVFKPSSETPLIAFRLVEALKQAGLPEGVLNFVTGSSRDIGDSLVDHPGVKAVTFTGSTWAGEQIHRNASLDTRTQMELGGKNPLIVMNDADVELAAKLTINGGFSLSGQACTGTSRVLVMKEMKDQYLQALIEKTSALKVGNGFEEGVTICPLASEKQLENVLKYIEIGKEEGAELVYGGKHLTDGHYANGYYVQPTIFTNVSPTMRIAKEEIFGPVISVIDVESYEEAISVANDVEYGLAASIVTNNIGIAQRFTREIQAGTVKVNRTTTGNLINAPFGGIKKSSTSTFRESGRDGLGFFTQIKTVYVGY from the coding sequence ATGTATGGAATGTTAACAACGGAAGCAGAACTTTTTAATAATTTAGTTGATGGGGAGTGGAAACCATCAATTAGTCAAAGAACCTTCAATAGCATAAATCCAGCGAATAAAGAAGAGGTTGTTGGTGTATTTCAAGCCTCTACCGAAGAAGATGTAAAACTAGCAATTGAAGCAGCAGAAAGGGCTTTTCCGAACTGGTCCCAAACCCCTCCTTCTAAAAAAGCAACGATTTTAAACAAAGCAGCGGATTATCTTGAAGAAAATGTAGACCAATTTGCGGAAGAATTGACACGTGAAGAAGGAAAGGCGATTGGAGGATCTCGTAAAGAAGTGCTAAGATCCGCCCAAACGCTCCGTTATTATGCAGTCGAAGGACAGAGTTTCACAGGGGAAACGTTCCCGCATGATGACCCGCAAATGAAGGTTACATCTGAATTAGAGCCTTTAGGGGTTGTAACGGTTATCACTCCATGGAATTTCCCAATATCTATTCCAGCCAGAAAAATCGCCCCTGCTTTGATTACTGGAAACACGGTTGTATTTAAACCATCTTCCGAAACGCCTTTGATTGCTTTCCGCCTAGTAGAAGCTTTGAAGCAAGCGGGCCTTCCAGAAGGTGTACTTAATTTTGTAACGGGTAGCTCACGTGATATAGGGGACAGTCTAGTTGATCATCCTGGGGTCAAAGCAGTCACGTTCACTGGATCGACTTGGGCAGGGGAGCAAATTCATAGAAACGCATCACTAGATACACGAACACAGATGGAGTTGGGTGGGAAAAATCCACTTATTGTGATGAATGACGCAGATGTGGAGCTCGCCGCAAAGCTGACCATAAACGGTGGTTTTTCTTTATCTGGCCAGGCATGTACAGGAACTAGTAGAGTACTTGTCATGAAAGAAATGAAAGATCAATACCTTCAAGCATTAATAGAAAAAACAAGTGCCCTAAAAGTCGGAAATGGTTTTGAAGAGGGGGTAACGATCTGCCCGCTGGCCAGTGAAAAACAGTTGGAAAACGTCTTGAAGTACATTGAAATCGGAAAGGAAGAAGGGGCTGAGCTTGTATATGGAGGGAAGCATTTAACGGATGGCCATTATGCCAACGGTTATTATGTCCAACCAACCATATTCACCAATGTTTCACCCACCATGAGAATAGCTAAAGAGGAAATATTTGGACCAGTCATTTCAGTGATCGATGTGGAAAGTTATGAGGAAGCCATCTCCGTCGCCAATGATGTGGAATACGGGCTGGCTGCTTCTATCGTTACAAATAATATTGGCATTGCCCAACGGTTTACTAGAGAAATTCAAGCTGGAACCGTAAAAGTGAATCGTACGACAACAGGAAACTTGATTAATGCGCCGTTTGGTGGCATTAAAAAGTCTAGTACATCCACTTTCCGTGAATCAGGAAGAGACGGGTTAGGGTTTTTCACGCAAATTAAAACTGTATATGTTGGATATTAA
- a CDS encoding GntR family transcriptional regulator, with product MKWAEDELLSIRERAYRYLKDLILEGEYKPGDRLIERELANKLNISRTPIREALFRLESQGFVKTVPRKGVIVSNVSEEEVIEVFTILSSLEVLAAKLAAQRMDEPTQKELDMKIEQLEELEKQDDEGFDNKHIEMNLLLYKASKSPRLYEILSGLTDYIQMSANMGYETPGRRKESMREHIQMMKALRNKEDDMAEYLTKIHIENSKKAYINFVQQQKEKKKKNIE from the coding sequence ATGAAGTGGGCAGAAGATGAACTGTTATCTATCCGTGAACGTGCATACCGTTACTTAAAAGATTTGATTTTAGAAGGGGAATACAAACCCGGTGATCGTTTGATTGAGAGGGAACTAGCTAATAAGCTTAATATTAGCCGTACACCCATACGGGAGGCGTTATTCAGGCTTGAGTCTCAGGGATTTGTGAAGACAGTACCCAGGAAAGGGGTAATCGTTTCCAATGTTTCTGAAGAAGAAGTGATTGAAGTGTTTACAATTCTTTCTTCGCTGGAAGTACTGGCGGCTAAGCTCGCCGCACAGAGAATGGATGAACCCACCCAAAAAGAGCTCGATATGAAAATTGAACAGTTGGAAGAACTGGAGAAACAAGACGATGAAGGGTTTGACAACAAACATATCGAAATGAACCTTCTTCTATATAAAGCTTCCAAAAGCCCCAGGCTCTACGAAATACTTTCCGGATTAACAGACTATATCCAGATGTCTGCAAACATGGGTTATGAAACCCCTGGTCGGAGAAAAGAATCGATGAGAGAGCATATTCAAATGATGAAAGCATTGCGAAACAAAGAAGATGATATGGCTGAATATTTAACAAAAATCCATATTGAAAATTCTAAGAAGGCATACATCAATTTTGTTCAACAACAAAAAGAGAAAAAGAAAAAAAATATTGAGTAA
- a CDS encoding 2-hydroxyacid dehydrogenase: MKCLAIADLFITKEMMQHGLTKLTEAGIAVTVREWKHENLEKLQQDNLAIEQGGSEVIELPDHLMKDIDSFDLIITQFAPVNKKVISATSNLKGVGIMRGGTENINASFAEEKGITVINTPGRNARSVAEFTVGLILAEVRNIARSHAALKQGVWRKDFPNGDFVPELEGRTVGLIGFGNIGQLVGKFLSVFGAKIIFYDPYYNGETSFDNVDLENLLKQSDIVSMHGRLTEETRNMIRAEHFKMMKSTAIIVNSARSGLIKEDDLIEALQNREIIGAAIDTFDHEPLEEDSPFLKLDNITLTAHMAGSTHDSFRNTPNKLAQRILEHLE, encoded by the coding sequence ATGAAATGTTTGGCTATAGCTGATTTGTTTATTACAAAGGAAATGATGCAGCACGGGTTAACAAAACTAACTGAGGCAGGAATAGCGGTAACGGTAAGAGAATGGAAACATGAAAATTTAGAGAAGTTACAACAAGATAATCTGGCTATAGAGCAGGGAGGCAGTGAGGTAATTGAGCTTCCCGATCATTTAATGAAGGACATTGATTCATTTGATCTAATCATTACACAGTTTGCACCAGTGAATAAAAAGGTAATAAGTGCCACTAGTAATCTCAAAGGAGTTGGTATTATGCGAGGGGGGACGGAGAACATAAACGCATCATTTGCTGAAGAAAAAGGGATTACAGTCATAAATACACCAGGACGTAACGCTCGCAGTGTAGCAGAATTCACAGTTGGATTAATTCTTGCCGAGGTACGGAACATTGCTCGTTCTCATGCAGCTCTGAAGCAAGGTGTGTGGCGCAAGGATTTTCCAAATGGAGACTTTGTACCGGAATTAGAAGGTCGAACAGTCGGTTTGATTGGATTTGGAAACATCGGTCAGCTGGTTGGGAAGTTTTTAAGCGTGTTTGGGGCAAAGATCATTTTCTACGATCCATATTATAACGGAGAGACCTCTTTTGATAATGTAGACTTAGAGAATCTTCTTAAGCAATCAGATATTGTATCCATGCATGGAAGGCTGACAGAGGAGACGCGTAATATGATAAGGGCAGAGCATTTTAAAATGATGAAGAGCACTGCAATTATCGTCAACTCTGCACGTTCGGGACTGATTAAGGAAGATGATTTGATTGAGGCTTTACAGAACAGGGAGATTATTGGAGCGGCTATAGATACCTTTGATCATGAACCTCTTGAAGAAGACAGCCCGTTTTTAAAGCTGGATAATATAACGCTGACGGCTCATATGGCAGGGAGTACACATGATTCTTTTAGGAATACACCGAATAAGTTGGCTCAGAGGATATTAGAGCATTTGGAATGA
- a CDS encoding creatininase family protein: protein MNAYMLSEMTWEEVGDALKTVEVAVIPIGAHEQHGPHMVESCDAVLATEMAKQLAEKMFPRIIVTPTINMGVSEHHMNFPGTISLKPETLIAILKDVVRSLKHHGITKFLFLNAHGGNQSTLSVASTTLSAEESVEVYYAKTTASAKQTVAHAITSPIFGHSCEREVSEALYLAPSLVRADRLAKGDFIEGGRYKQLRPGKAIQGFYRYEDMTRNGSIGDATKASREIGEQIVQEAVENITLSLEEILDYKVESVH from the coding sequence TTGAACGCGTATATGCTAAGCGAAATGACCTGGGAAGAAGTAGGAGATGCCCTGAAAACGGTGGAAGTGGCTGTTATTCCGATAGGAGCTCATGAACAGCACGGCCCTCATATGGTTGAAAGCTGTGATGCTGTACTGGCTACGGAAATGGCTAAACAATTAGCAGAAAAAATGTTCCCTCGTATAATTGTGACACCAACAATCAATATGGGAGTATCTGAACACCATATGAATTTTCCAGGAACAATTTCTTTAAAGCCTGAAACGCTTATTGCTATCTTAAAAGACGTTGTCCGTTCCTTGAAGCACCATGGTATTACTAAATTCTTGTTTTTAAATGCACACGGAGGAAACCAGTCGACGTTGAGTGTCGCTAGCACAACTTTATCAGCAGAAGAGTCGGTGGAGGTATATTATGCGAAAACAACAGCCTCTGCTAAACAAACGGTGGCCCATGCGATTACATCTCCTATTTTTGGACACAGTTGTGAGCGCGAAGTATCAGAAGCCTTATATTTAGCACCCTCACTGGTACGTGCTGATAGATTGGCGAAAGGTGATTTTATTGAAGGGGGGAGATATAAACAATTGAGACCTGGGAAGGCCATTCAAGGTTTTTATCGTTACGAAGATATGACAAGAAATGGAAGTATTGGTGATGCTACGAAAGCATCGAGAGAAATCGGGGAACAAATTGTACAAGAAGCTGTAGAGAACATAACACTGTCTTTGGAAGAAATTTTGGATTACAAAGTAGAGTCTGTTCATTAA
- a CDS encoding aspartate dehydrogenase, translated as MVYQIQIKAGEEMLKIGLIGYGAIGKDVLEYIKEHKVKGVIVSSILVRNKGKYEGSGAFHLMTDNEKTFFLNDYDVIIECAGHEAVYQYAVRALSSGSHFITVSVGAFSDTKLLEDVRHSAHTHNQKLILPSAAIGGLDRIAASTIHNIDEVKLVTRKPPEAWRGTIAEEKVNLDNVLEPSVIYEGTAKESAKLFPQSTNVSAALSLAGVGFEKTKIQVLVDPEVTSNTHQIVAKGYFGEVELTIKNTPSAENPKSGYIVAMSICKVLKDFTSPIVIGI; from the coding sequence ATGGTATACCAAATACAAATAAAAGCAGGTGAAGAAATGTTAAAGATTGGCTTGATTGGGTATGGGGCAATCGGAAAAGACGTGTTGGAATATATAAAGGAACACAAGGTTAAAGGTGTAATTGTTTCTTCTATTCTGGTAAGAAACAAAGGGAAATATGAAGGTTCGGGGGCTTTCCACTTAATGACGGACAACGAGAAGACATTTTTCCTAAATGATTATGATGTGATTATTGAATGTGCGGGGCACGAAGCCGTATACCAATATGCTGTTAGAGCTCTCTCTTCCGGTAGCCATTTTATCACAGTATCCGTTGGCGCGTTTTCTGATACGAAGTTACTTGAAGATGTCCGTCACTCTGCCCATACACATAACCAAAAGCTCATCCTCCCGTCAGCCGCTATAGGTGGATTGGACCGGATTGCAGCATCTACCATACATAATATTGATGAGGTCAAATTGGTTACACGGAAACCTCCGGAAGCTTGGCGTGGCACTATTGCAGAAGAGAAGGTCAATTTAGACAACGTCCTAGAACCAAGTGTCATTTATGAAGGTACTGCCAAAGAGTCAGCGAAACTGTTTCCTCAGAGTACGAATGTTTCTGCTGCATTAAGCCTTGCAGGGGTTGGATTCGAGAAAACTAAGATACAGGTACTTGTCGATCCAGAAGTGACTAGCAATACACACCAAATTGTTGCGAAAGGGTATTTTGGTGAGGTTGAGCTTACCATTAAAAACACACCTTCAGCTGAAAATCCAAAATCTGGTTACATCGTTGCCATGAGTATCTGTAAGGTGTTAAAAGATTTCACCTCCCCAATTGTCATAGGTATTTGA
- a CDS encoding chromate transporter: protein MMYWDIFWAFFISNLLGYGGGPATIPLIQNEVVNHYEWMTLNEFGDLFAIANVLPGPIATKMAGFIGYQVGGGLGAVIALTATILPSAIAVILLFKFLNIFKDSPQVNLMTKAVQPVIAVLLGVLAYNFFLTAFEDSGLMHLSILTAAGLLTMNKFKVHPAFVILGALFYGGIFLS, encoded by the coding sequence ATGATGTATTGGGATATTTTTTGGGCGTTTTTTATTTCAAATCTACTTGGGTATGGTGGAGGGCCAGCTACTATACCTCTTATCCAGAATGAGGTTGTCAATCACTATGAATGGATGACCCTGAATGAATTCGGAGATTTATTTGCAATTGCGAATGTCTTGCCAGGTCCCATTGCAACCAAAATGGCTGGCTTTATTGGATATCAAGTCGGAGGGGGATTGGGTGCTGTTATTGCTCTGACGGCAACTATCCTTCCTTCAGCGATTGCGGTCATACTTCTGTTCAAGTTTTTAAATATTTTCAAGGATTCACCTCAGGTGAATCTAATGACAAAAGCAGTGCAGCCAGTTATTGCTGTTTTACTCGGTGTGTTGGCTTATAACTTCTTTCTTACAGCATTTGAGGACAGTGGTCTCATGCACCTCTCTATACTGACAGCGGCAGGATTACTTACAATGAATAAATTCAAGGTACACCCGGCGTTTGTCATCCTTGGGGCTTTATTTTATGGAGGAATTTTCCTATCATAG
- a CDS encoding 2Fe-2S iron-sulfur cluster-binding protein, giving the protein MPKINYATSGRVIEAPENSNILRISLRYDGELPNKCGGGICGTCVCKIEEGYENLDNVKVQEKRKLGDEWLNKGYRLGCQSFVTDGDVTVSWDEETTKEVKKRKPDKIKKKEKITTTDK; this is encoded by the coding sequence ATGCCTAAAATCAACTATGCAACCAGCGGAAGAGTTATAGAGGCGCCGGAAAACTCAAATATTCTCAGAATTTCTTTAAGATATGATGGAGAACTTCCAAATAAATGCGGGGGAGGGATTTGTGGAACTTGCGTTTGTAAAATTGAAGAGGGCTATGAAAATCTTGACAATGTAAAGGTTCAGGAGAAAAGAAAACTGGGTGATGAATGGTTAAACAAAGGGTACCGGCTAGGTTGCCAATCATTTGTCACAGACGGGGATGTTACGGTTTCCTGGGATGAAGAAACAACAAAAGAAGTGAAGAAGCGTAAACCAGATAAAATTAAGAAAAAGGAAAAAATAACAACAACGGATAAATAA
- a CDS encoding GmrSD restriction endonuclease domain-containing protein, whose translation MSNYQVNNTSVNALISWIEQDIVAIPEIQRPFVWKPSKVRDLMDSLYNDYPVGYIITWQNPDARLKDGTVSHGKKILIDGQQRVTAIMAAISGKEVVDNNYKKKKIRIAFNPIEQIFEVENPAIRKDKRWIPDISQVFQQGFDTFDFINEYCERNPEISKNELNEILQKLTSVRYSSIGIIELAHTLDIEVVTEIFIRINSAGVNLSQADFAMSKVSVNDLYNGPIIRKTVDYFCHLIKSPAIYENIIENDYDFAETDEMNKIKWLKNYNTNIYEPSYSDLLRVAFTFKFLRGRLSNLVSLLSGRDFETREYKEEIIEDSFTQLHDGVLKFANETNFKRFIMILKSAGIVNAKIVRSQNALNFAYTLFLLLREKDVNDATINKVVRRWLVASILTERYSGSPESMFDFDIKRFDQHDDPMEYVKKVEAGELSAAYWENILPANLNTSVTSSPYFNLYVMSQIYNKDYAFLSKSITVQQLIEERGDVHHVFPKKYLQANGFNNRRQYNQIANYAYTEQAVNLAIKAQSPKDYMEKVKQQVNGDALHMGEINNMESLRENLEMNCIPESIFDLASNDYNEFLEERRELIANKIREYYKKL comes from the coding sequence TTGTCTAATTATCAAGTAAATAATACTTCAGTAAATGCACTGATCAGCTGGATTGAACAAGATATTGTAGCAATCCCTGAAATTCAGCGACCATTCGTTTGGAAACCTTCTAAAGTAAGGGATCTAATGGATTCATTATATAATGATTATCCTGTTGGTTACATTATTACATGGCAAAATCCTGATGCTCGTTTAAAAGATGGGACAGTTTCCCACGGCAAAAAAATACTAATTGATGGCCAGCAACGTGTTACAGCTATCATGGCTGCGATCTCAGGTAAGGAAGTTGTAGATAACAATTATAAGAAGAAGAAAATTAGGATTGCTTTTAACCCAATTGAACAAATTTTTGAGGTTGAAAACCCAGCAATTCGAAAAGATAAAAGGTGGATACCTGATATTTCTCAGGTATTCCAACAGGGGTTTGATACGTTCGATTTCATCAATGAATATTGTGAACGTAATCCAGAGATTAGTAAAAATGAGCTCAATGAGATTCTTCAGAAGCTCACTAGTGTAAGGTATAGTTCAATTGGGATAATTGAATTAGCCCATACATTAGATATTGAGGTAGTTACAGAAATTTTCATTCGAATTAATTCTGCTGGGGTAAATTTGAGTCAGGCGGATTTTGCTATGTCAAAAGTATCTGTCAACGATTTGTACAATGGGCCAATCATCCGGAAAACTGTTGATTACTTCTGTCACCTAATTAAAAGCCCAGCAATCTATGAAAATATCATTGAAAATGATTACGATTTTGCTGAAACTGATGAGATGAATAAGATAAAATGGTTAAAGAATTATAATACAAATATTTATGAGCCAAGCTACTCAGATCTTTTACGCGTTGCCTTTACATTTAAGTTTCTCCGTGGTCGTTTATCAAATTTGGTTAGTCTATTATCTGGACGTGACTTTGAAACGAGAGAGTATAAAGAAGAAATAATTGAGGATTCATTTACACAATTACATGATGGGGTACTGAAGTTTGCCAACGAAACTAATTTTAAACGCTTTATAATGATTCTTAAGTCTGCCGGTATCGTTAATGCTAAAATAGTCCGTTCTCAAAATGCTTTAAACTTTGCATACACTCTGTTTTTATTACTTAGAGAGAAAGATGTAAATGATGCAACCATCAACAAAGTAGTAAGAAGATGGTTAGTAGCTTCTATTCTCACTGAACGTTATTCAGGTTCACCAGAATCTATGTTTGATTTTGATATTAAACGGTTTGACCAACATGATGATCCAATGGAATATGTGAAAAAAGTAGAAGCTGGAGAATTATCAGCGGCATATTGGGAGAACATTTTACCTGCCAACCTAAATACATCTGTTACTAGTAGTCCTTATTTTAATCTATATGTCATGTCTCAAATTTATAATAAAGACTATGCCTTCTTATCTAAATCTATTACGGTGCAGCAACTTATTGAAGAACGTGGTGACGTCCATCATGTGTTTCCAAAGAAATACTTACAGGCAAATGGGTTTAATAATAGAAGGCAGTACAATCAGATCGCAAACTATGCTTATACTGAACAAGCTGTTAATTTAGCCATTAAGGCACAATCCCCAAAAGATTATATGGAGAAAGTTAAACAACAGGTAAATGGAGATGCTCTTCACATGGGGGAAATAAATAATATGGAGTCTTTAAGGGAGAACCTTGAGATGAACTGTATCCCTGAGTCTATATTTGATCTTGCATCCAATGACTATAATGAGTTTCTAGAGGAGAGAAGGGAATTAATAGCCAATAAAATTCGTGAATATTATAAAAAGCTTTGA
- a CDS encoding GlcG/HbpS family heme-binding protein has protein sequence MKSVMKLDLEEAKLLIEEAKKKSEEINVLETIAVVDGGGNLIALERMNGARITGAEIAIAKAFTAAGHKRSTHLFNKEPNGPVLPGNEAFGIQHMLPGKFAVFVGGFPIVVDGEVIGGIGVSGGNGEQDTAVGTAALGALQSHLQPDGHEVIIEADIKA, from the coding sequence ATGAAAAGTGTTATGAAATTGGACTTAGAAGAAGCAAAATTATTAATTGAAGAAGCCAAAAAGAAATCGGAAGAGATCAATGTGCTGGAAACGATTGCCGTAGTAGATGGGGGCGGGAACCTAATTGCTCTCGAGCGTATGAATGGCGCACGGATAACAGGTGCGGAAATTGCGATTGCTAAAGCATTCACCGCAGCAGGGCACAAACGCTCTACACATCTTTTTAACAAAGAGCCGAATGGACCGGTACTTCCAGGTAATGAGGCTTTTGGCATTCAGCACATGCTTCCTGGGAAATTTGCTGTTTTCGTCGGAGGTTTTCCAATTGTTGTTGATGGAGAAGTAATCGGCGGAATTGGTGTCAGTGGTGGAAATGGTGAACAGGATACAGCTGTAGGAACGGCAGCATTAGGCGCTTTGCAGAGTCACCTTCAACCAGATGGACATGAAGTGATTATAGAGGCTGATATCAAGGCATAG
- a CDS encoding chromate transporter → MKPYKDLTIGFARTGVTGYGGGPSTIPLIEYEAVKKYKWMTEGEFIQTLALANTLPGPIATKMAAYIGYKVKGNTGAIVAIIAHILPSLVGMLVMLGVLYSYRSSPIVSGMVQGVTPIIAILLMGMAYKFADKSRKGMGSPIMLLLMGVSLVVLQVLNLHPGIMIGACLAGGFILATYKSKRNKSQSKSQVQREKSV, encoded by the coding sequence TTGAAACCTTATAAGGACCTTACAATCGGCTTCGCTAGGACAGGGGTTACTGGATACGGAGGCGGACCTTCAACGATTCCTTTGATAGAATATGAAGCTGTTAAGAAATACAAATGGATGACCGAAGGTGAATTTATCCAGACCTTGGCATTGGCTAACACGCTTCCAGGACCTATTGCGACAAAAATGGCAGCGTATATTGGCTATAAGGTGAAAGGGAACACAGGGGCAATTGTCGCTATTATCGCTCATATATTACCTTCTTTAGTGGGTATGTTGGTCATGTTGGGGGTATTGTACAGTTATAGGTCTTCTCCGATTGTTAGCGGTATGGTCCAAGGTGTTACTCCGATCATCGCCATTTTGCTGATGGGAATGGCATACAAGTTTGCGGACAAATCTCGTAAAGGGATGGGATCTCCGATCATGTTGTTACTCATGGGTGTCTCATTAGTTGTCCTGCAAGTTTTGAACCTGCATCCAGGCATAATGATCGGCGCCTGCCTAGCGGGGGGTTTTATCTTAGCAACCTATAAAAGTAAAAGGAACAAATCTCAGAGTAAATCTCAAGTACAGAGGGAAAAAAGCGTATGA